ATAATGAACCACTGTTTGTAGGTTCTTGGTGTGGAGAGGACAGCATCTCAACAGGAAATAAAGAAAGCTTACTATAAGTTGGCATTGCGACTCCATCCTGATAAAAATCCCGGTGATGAGGTAACAGTTTATTTTCTTGATACCGACTTTATCAAGTACAGATTTCTTTGCATGTGACCTGATACTTTGCTTCTTAAAGGAGGCTAAAGTGAAGTTTCAGCAATTGCAAAAGGTGATATCTATTCTTGGGGATGAGGAGAAGCGAGCAGTCTATGATCAGACTGGTTGTGTTGATGATGCTGTGAGTGACTGCTTAAAATGTTTAATGCTTCTAACTTTGTTTAATTTAATCAAATCAAGTGTTCTTGGATATCCTATAGGATAAGGATACTCCACCATTTTTTACAAGTTAAAGGCACAAATTTAATTCACTCATTAGTCATTACTAGATTATTTTGTCCACTGTGAGGACTGTAGCCAAAAGATACCATGTACTCATTTGCCTTTTTCATTAATCAGGACCTTGCTGGGGAAGTGGTTCAGAATCTGCATGCATTTTTCAGAACTATGTACAAAAAGGTTACATCAATTTTATCTGGTCAACATCTTTACTGATTCATATAACTTCTattagttttcagttttgtaAGGCTTTAAATGCACAACTGCAGGTTACCGAGGCTGACATTGAAGAGTTTGAAGCAAACTATAGAGGATCAGAATcagaaaagaaagatttaatTGATCTGTATAAGAAGCACAAGGGTAGCATGAACAGGTACAATAGTAACGATTTAGCCTCTTCATGAAAAATTGCCATTTTgacatttaatttatttctgGACAGACTCTTCTGTTCAATGCTTTGTTCGGAACCTCAACTTGATTCACATCGTTTCAAGGATATTCTTGATGAGACAATAGCAGCAGGTAATAATTTCTAGTTGCTTTTGATGAGTTAAATTTGCTATGACATTAGCTGTTCTTGAATTTATAGTGGGGAAAGATTTAGGGTCTGATTCAGTTCTGCTTTGCAAGTTGAAAATGGATGACTGACGCTATAGTTGATTGTTTTCAACATATAGGTCCACAGTTTAGTAGCGGATTATTGAATATTTTACACCTTTGTAAGATggtagtttatttttttagttgtgaATTGTTTGCCTATCTTGTCTTTGGATTGTTTCCACTAAAAAGAATATTGCTTAAAAGTTACTGGTTGGTGTCTCAATTTCAATGTACCATCATATACCGTGGTAAAAAATCTGACTCTATTGTGCAGATAGCACCTTAGGACTCAAATCAATGACAGTAAATAagcggaaattaaataaaaagcacacacaaagaacacaagaatttaCGTGGTTCAGTAAACTGCCTACCTCTACGGAGACGACAgaaaaatttcactataaagATAGAgagatacaatagtgcacaagaatgctctcaagaaacccaaatcccaatacaCCCTAACTCTTTCTCACCCACATGACAAGAAAAtactattcttcttcttatgcgGCTGCTGCTAGGGTTTTAGGAATTACTCTAATTCTCTCTATGTATTTTTCTCAATCAACTTTGCCGCACCTAAtcacatatatatagatacataTGTTAAGCCGGCTAATGAGATTCCTATTACAATTGGGATTCTATCAACTTACGTTGACTTGGGcttggcaattcaagccacacggcCCACATCAACAGACTCCTTATATGTATTTCCAGGCATGCTTTATCAAATTCAATGATGTTGGCTTCTTGCTTTTGTAGGAGAACTGAAAGCAACCAAAGCCTACCAGAAATGGGCGAAGAAAGTATCCGAGACAAAACCACCTACCAGTCCTTTGAAAAGGAGGAAGTAAGTAATTTACTGCACGGAATTTTGCCTGTGTTCTGTACTTTTTTACTGAATTTGGTCTTGACAACATTTTACAGGTCAAATAAAGAGTCAGAAACAGATCTATTGGCAATCATATCTCAACGCAGAAGTGAGAGGAAAGATCAGTTTGATTCTATGTTCTCATCTTTGGTTTCAAAGTATGGTGGGAATAGTTCTGTTTCAGAGCCCACTGAAGAAGAGTTTGAGGCTGCGCAGAAAAAAATCGAAAGCCGCAGGACCTCCAAAAAATCAAGGCGGAAGTAACTTGACCTCTGAATAGAACCATGCCCTATGAA
The sequence above is drawn from the Quercus robur chromosome 7, dhQueRobu3.1, whole genome shotgun sequence genome and encodes:
- the LOC126692981 gene encoding chaperone protein dnaJ 6-like — its product is MARRRSKARVSEEEEEGPSTHEKSLYEVLGVERTASQQEIKKAYYKLALRLHPDKNPGDEEAKVKFQQLQKVISILGDEEKRAVYDQTGCVDDADLAGEVVQNLHAFFRTMYKKVTEADIEEFEANYRGSESEKKDLIDLYKKHKGSMNRLFCSMLCSEPQLDSHRFKDILDETIAAGELKATKAYQKWAKKVSETKPPTSPLKRRKSNKESETDLLAIISQRRSERKDQFDSMFSSLVSKYGGNSSVSEPTEEEFEAAQKKIESRRTSKKSRRK